The DNA segment AGGTGATCTGGTACGGCTGGAGGAGCAGTTGCGCGACTGTCTGCCGGATTGGGTGTGCAAAGACCCGGCGCTGGCCATCGAGCTGTTCTCACCGGTGTTGTATCGCAACAAAGGTGCCTATCTGGTCGGACGCCTGTATACCCAGGATGAGCAGTGGCCGCTGGTCATCCCGCTGTTGCACCGCGAGGGGCATGGCATCGAGGCCGATGGCTTGATCACCGATGAAGCCGAGGTGTCGATCATCTTCTCGTTCACCCGCTCGTACTTCATGGTCGATGTGCTGGTGCCAGCGGAGTTCGTCACTTTCTTGAAGCGCATCTTGCCCGGTAAGCACATTGCCGAGCTGTATACCTCGATCGGGTTCTACAAGCATGGCAAGTCGGAATTCTACCGGGCATTGATCAACCACCTGGCCAGTACCGACGACCGCTTCATCATGGCGCCAGGGGTGCGTGGCATGGTGATGACGGTGTTTACCCTGCCGGGCTTCAATACGGTATTCAAGCTGATCAAGGACCGCTTCTCGCCGTCGAAAACTGTCGACCGCGCCACGGTGATCGACAAGTATCGCCTGGTGAAGAGCGTCGACCGGGTCGGACGCATGGCCGATACCCAGGAGTTCGCCGATTTTCGTTTTCCGCAGGGCAAGTTCGAGCCTGAGTGCCTCGCGGAATTGCTCGAGGTGGCGCCCTCCACCGTGGTGTTGGAAGGCGATACGGTGCTGATCCGCCACTGCTGGACCGAACGGCGCATGACCCCGCTCAACCTGTATCTGGAGCAGGCCAGCGAAGCCCAGGTGCTGGAGGCGCTGGAAGATTATGGGTTGGCGATCAAGCAGCTGGCTGCGGCCAATATCTTTCCCGGTGACATGCTTCTGAAGAACTTTGGCGTCACCCGCCATGGCCGTGTGGTGTTCTATGACTACGACGAGATCTGCTATCTGAGCGAAGTGAATTTTCGCCATATCCCGCCGCCGCGCTACCCGGAAGATGAGATGTCAGGTGAGCCGTGGTATTCGATTGGCCCCCACGATGTATTTCCTGAAGAGTTTCCGCCGTTTCTGTTTGCCGATATCGGCCAGCGCAGGTTGTTCAGCCGTTTGCATGGCGAGTTGTATGACGCCGATTACTGGAAGGGGCTGCAGGCGGCGATCGAGGGCGGC comes from the Pseudomonas urmiensis genome and includes:
- the aceK gene encoding bifunctional isocitrate dehydrogenase kinase/phosphatase; translation: MTQHWPASEIARMILDGFDNYREHFRRITLGARERFEQAQWQQIQRAAAARINLYESKVGEVNGWLRDAFDEDVLLDVEQWPLVKSAYIRLIDPRLDDELSETWYNSLFCSLFSHDQISDGCMFIHTTRPAMRSHERAAQTRTYRLGEGGLKGLLRALFADYPFSVAYGDLEGDLVRLEEQLRDCLPDWVCKDPALAIELFSPVLYRNKGAYLVGRLYTQDEQWPLVIPLLHREGHGIEADGLITDEAEVSIIFSFTRSYFMVDVLVPAEFVTFLKRILPGKHIAELYTSIGFYKHGKSEFYRALINHLASTDDRFIMAPGVRGMVMTVFTLPGFNTVFKLIKDRFSPSKTVDRATVIDKYRLVKSVDRVGRMADTQEFADFRFPQGKFEPECLAELLEVAPSTVVLEGDTVLIRHCWTERRMTPLNLYLEQASEAQVLEALEDYGLAIKQLAAANIFPGDMLLKNFGVTRHGRVVFYDYDEICYLSEVNFRHIPPPRYPEDEMSGEPWYSIGPHDVFPEEFPPFLFADIGQRRLFSRLHGELYDADYWKGLQAAIEGGKVIDVFPYRRKQR